From the Agromyces laixinhei genome, the window GGCATTCGCGGCGAGCGGCGCCGAACCCAGCAGCGACACCGCAAGCGCGGCGACGACGGAGGACGCGAGCGCCGGGCGCGTGGAGCGCCGGCGTGGTGCGTTCGCGGACGTGGTCGATAGTGGTCTCATCGGCGAGAACCCTCTCGGATCTGGTGTGCGCTCGCTCAGATGCCCTGAGCGAGTCGGTAGTACGCCTGGTTCCAGCGCAGCTCGCGCTGGAAGCCGCGCACGGTGGTGTCCTCGTCGATGACGACGAGCTCGGTCCCAGCGATCTCCGCGAAGTCCCGGAACACCTCGATGCCGACCGCCGTGGTCATCACGGTGTGGTGGGCGGCGCCGGCAGCGAGCCAGCAGGCTGCGGATGTCGCGAAGTCGGGTGCCGGCTCCCACACCGCGCGCCCGACCGGGAGCTTGGGCAGATCGGGGGCGTCGACGTTCTGCACGACGTTGGCGACGAGCCGGAACCGGTCGCGCATGTCGCTCATCGCCACGACGAGGGCGGGCCCTGGATCTGCGGTGAAGACGAGACGCACGGGGTCGTCCTTGCCGCCGATGCCGAGTTCGTGCACCTCGAGGCGCGGCCTGGCCGACGTGAGCGAGGGTGAGACCTCGAGCATGTGCGCGCCGAGGATGCGCTCCGCACCGGGCACGAGGTCGTAGGTGTAGTCCTCCATGAGGCTCGCACCGCCCGGCAGCCCCGACCCCATCACGTTCGCGACGCGAACCAGGATCGCGGTCTTCCAGTCGCCTTCGGCGCCGAAGCCGTAGCCCTCGGCCATGAGGCGCTGCACCGCGAGACCCGGCAGCTGCTTGAGTGCGCCGAGATCCTCGAACGACGTCGTGAACGCGCCGAATCCGCCCTCCTCGAGGAAGGAGCGAAGGCCGAGTTCGATCGCGGCGCCGTCACGCAACGACTGGTGTCGCTCCGCACCCGGGAGCAGTTCGCCCGCCACCTCGTACATCTCGACGTACTCGGCGACGAGCGCATCGACATCCGTTTCGCTCTGCGACTCGACCGCGGCGACGAGTTCGTTCACGCCCCACGTGTTCACCTGCACGCCGAATCGCAGCTCAGCCTCGGTCTTGTCGCCCTCGGTGACCGCGACGAAGCGCATGTTGTCGCCGAAACGCGCGAGCTTCAGCGTGCGTGATGCCGCCCAGCCGGCGGCGGCGCGCTCCCAGTCCTCGATCTG encodes:
- the araA gene encoding L-arabinose isomerase; this encodes MPRQPLSTSLESYEVWFVTGSQSLYGEETLRQVAEQSQAVVAGLGGLPVKVVWKPVLKDSDSIRRLALEVNTRDDVIGVIAWMHTFSPAKMWIAGLDALRKPLLHLHTQANVELPWADIDFDFMNLNQAAHGDREFGYIQTRLGVARKTVVGHVSNPVVRQQIEDWERAAAGWAASRTLKLARFGDNMRFVAVTEGDKTEAELRFGVQVNTWGVNELVAAVESQSETDVDALVAEYVEMYEVAGELLPGAERHQSLRDGAAIELGLRSFLEEGGFGAFTTSFEDLGALKQLPGLAVQRLMAEGYGFGAEGDWKTAILVRVANVMGSGLPGGASLMEDYTYDLVPGAERILGAHMLEVSPSLTSARPRLEVHELGIGGKDDPVRLVFTADPGPALVVAMSDMRDRFRLVANVVQNVDAPDLPKLPVGRAVWEPAPDFATSAACWLAAGAAHHTVMTTAVGIEVFRDFAEIAGTELVVIDEDTTVRGFQRELRWNQAYYRLAQGI